In Sus scrofa isolate TJ Tabasco breed Duroc chromosome 11, Sscrofa11.1, whole genome shotgun sequence, the following proteins share a genomic window:
- the PCDH9 gene encoding protocadherin-9 isoform X6, giving the protein MDLRDFYLLAALIACLRLDSAIAQELIYTIREELPENVPIGNIPKDLNISHINAATGTSASLVYRLVSKAGDAPLVKVSSSTGEIFTTSNRIDREKLCAGASYAEENECFFELEVVILPNDFFRLIKIKIIVKDTNDNAPMFPSPVINISIPENTLINSRFPIPSATDPDTGFNGVQHYELLNGQSVFGLDIVETPEGEKWPQLIVQQNLDREQKDTYVMKIKVEDGGTPQKSSTAILQVTVSDVNDNRPVFKEGQVEVHIPENAPVGTSVIQLHATDADIGSNAEIRYIFGAQVAPATKRLFALNNTTGLITVQRSLDREETAIHKVTVLASDGSSTPARATVTINVTDVNDNPPNIDLRYIISPINGTVYLSEKDPVNTKIALITVSDKDTDVNGKVICFIEREVPFHLKAVYDNQYLLETSSLLDYEGTKEFSFKIVASDSGKPSLNQTALVRVKLEDENDNPPIFNQPVIELSVSENNRRGLYLTTISATDEDSGKNADIVYQLGPNASFFDLDRKTGVLTASRVFDREEQERFIFTVTARDNGTPPLQSQAAVIVTVLDENDNSPKFTHNHFQFFVSENLPKYSTVGVITVTDADAGENKAVTLSILNDNDNFVLDPYSGVIKSNVSFDREQQSSYTFDVKATDGGQPPRSSTAKVTINVMDVNDNSPVVISPPSNTSFKLVPLSAIPGSVVAEVFAVDIDTGMNAELKYTIVSGNNKGLFRIDPVTGNITLEEKPAPTDVGLHRLVVNISDLGYPKSLHTLVLVFLYVNDTAGNASYIYDLIRRTMETPLDRNIGDSSQPYQNEDYLTIMIAIVAGAMVVIVVIFVTVLVRCRHASRFKAAQRSKQGAEWMSPNQENKQNKKKKRKKRKSPKSSLLNFVTIEESKPDDAVHEPINGTISLPAELEEQSIGRFDWGPAPPTTFKPNSPDLAKHYKSASPQPAFHLKPDTPVSVKKHHVIQELPLDNTFVGGCDTLSKRSSTSSDHFSASECSSQGGFKTKGPLHTRQCNSHSKSDNIPVTPKKCPSSTGFHNQENEEGHYEPQDEFYDQASPDKRTEADGNSDPNSDS; this is encoded by the coding sequence ATGGACCTGAGGGATTTTTACCTGTTGGCTGCTCTGATTGCCTGTTTAAGACTGGATTCCGCAATAGCTCAAGAACTTATTTACACTATTAGAGAGGAATTGCCTGAAAATGTGCCCATAGGAAACATACCAAAGGATCTGAACATTTCTCACATCAATGCTGCCACAGGGACCAGCGCCAGCCTTGTCTACAGACTGGTTTCTAAAGCTGGGGATGCCCCTTTGGTGAAAGTATCCAGTAGCACTGGGGAAATTTTCACAACCTCCAATAGAATAGACAGAGAAAAACTCTGTGCTGGAGCCTCTTATGCTGAAGAGAATGAGTGTTTCTTTGAACTTGAGGTGGTGATCCTCCCCAATGATTTTTTCAGGctgatcaaaataaaaataattgtcaaGGATACCAATGATAATGCCCCCATGTTTCCATCTCCTGTCATCAATATTTCCATCCCAGAAAACACTTTGATCAACAGCCGCTTTCCAATTCCATCAGCAACAGATCCTGACACAGGCTTCAATGGTGTACAGCATTATGAATTGTTAAATGGGCAGAGTGTTTTTGGACTGGATATCGTGGAAACTCCGGAAGGAGAGAAGTGGCCGCAATTGATTGTTCAGCAAAACTTGGACAGAGAACAGAAAGATACCTATGTGATGAAAATCAAAGTAGAGGATGGGGGCACTCCACAGAAATCCAGCACAGCCATACTGCAGGTCACAGTAAGTGATGTAAATGACAACAGGCCAGTGTTTAAAGAGGGTCAAGTGGAGGTGCATATTCCAGAGAATGCTCCCGTGGGCACCTCTGTAATTCAGCTCCATGCCACTGATGCAGATATAGGCAGCAATGCTGAAATCCGGTACATTTTTGGTGCCCAGGTCGCCCCTGCAACCAAAAGACTCTTTGCTTTAAATAATACTACTGGGCTGATTACAGTTCAGAGGTCCTTAGATCGAGAGGAGACAGCCATTCACAAAGTGACAGTGCTGGCTAGCGATGGCAGCTCCACTCCCGCTCGAGCAACGGTTACCATCAATGTCACCGATGTAAATGATAACCCTCCGAACATAGACCTCAGGTACATTATAAGTCCCATCAATGGCACGGTGTATTTATCTGAGAAAGATCCTGTCAATACAAAGATTGCCCTAATTACAGTTTCAGATAAGGACACAGATGTGAATGGCAAAGTGATCTGTTTTATTGAAAGAGAGGTTCCATTTCATTTGAAGGCAGTATACGACAACCAATATTTGCTAGAGACCTCTTCTTTGTTGGACTATGAGGGCACCAAAGAATTCAGCTTTAAAATTGTTGCCTCTGATTCTGGGAAGCCCAGTTTAAATCAGACTGCTCTGGTAAGGGTTAAGCTTGAGGACGAAAATGACAACCCACCAATTTTCAACCAGCCTGTAATTGAGCTGTCAGTTTCTGAAAACAACCGACGTGGGTTATACTTAACAACTATTAGTGCCACAGATGAAGACAGTGGGAAAAATGCAGATATTGTTTATCAGCTTGGACCGAATGCCTCCTTCTTTGATCTAGACCGAAAGACAGGAGTTTTGACAGCCTCCAGAGTCTTTGACAGAGAAGAACAAGAACGATTCATCTTTACAGTAACTGCCAGGGACAATGGGACCCCTCCCCTTCAAAGCCAGGCGGCTGTGATAGTTACTGTTCTGGATGAGAATGACAATAGCCCCAAGTTTACTCAtaatcattttcaatttttcGTGTCTGAGAATCTGCCAAAGTATAGTACTGTGGGGGTAATCACAGTGACAGATGCAGATGCTGGGGAGAATAAAGCTGTGACTCTTTCCATTCTGAATGACAATGATAATTTTGTTTTGGATCCCTATTCTGGAGTCATAAAGTCAAATGTCTCATTTGATAGGGAGCAGCAGAGTTCCTACACTTTCGATGTCAAAGCCACTGACGGGGGACAACCACCCCGTTCCTCTACGGCAAAAGTAACTATCAACGTCATGGATGTCAATGACAACAGCCCCGTTGTCATTTCTCCACCTTCTAATACTTCTTTTAAGTTGGTGCCTCTTTCAGCCATTCCTGGCTCCGTGGTAGCAGAAGTTTTTGCAGTGGATATTGACACTGGAATGAATGCTGAACTCAAGTATACCATTGTGAGTGGGAACAACAAAGGCTTGTTTCGAATAGATCCGGTAACAGGTAACATTACTCTGGAAGAAAAACCAGCACCTACCGATGTGGGTTTGCACCGGCTGGTGGTCAACATAAGTGACCTGGGATACCCTAAGTCTCTGCACACACTCgtgcttgtttttctttatgttaatGACACTGCTGGCAATGCCTCCTATATCTATGACTTGATTCGCAGGACTATGGAGACCCCCTTGGACAGGAACATAGGGGATAGCAGCCAGCCCTATCAAAACGAGGACTATCTCACCATCATGATCGCCATCGTTGCCGGCGCCATGGTGGTCATTGTCGTGATCTTCGTCACTGTTCTGGTCCGCTGTcgccatgcatcaagattcaaagCAGCTCAAAGGAGCAAGCAAGGTGCCGAATGGATGTCCCCCaaccaggaaaacaaacaaaacaagaaaaagaaaaggaagaaaagaaagtctccCAAGAGTTCTCTTTTGAACTTTGTTACCATAGAAGAGTCCAAACCCGATGATGCCGTTCACGAACCTATCAATGGGACAATAAGCCTACCAGCTGAGCTGGAAGAGCAGAGCATAGGAAGATTTGACTGGGGCCCCGCACCTCCAACCACCTTCAAGCCCAACAGTCCTGATCTAGCCAAGCACTACAAATCCGCTTCTCCGCAGCCCGCTTTCCATCTTAAACCTGACACGCCGGTTTCGGTGAAAAAGCATCACGTGATTCAGGAGCTCCCTTTGGACAACACCTTTGTCGGGGGTTGTGACACCCTTTCCAAACGCTCTTCCACTAGTTCAGATCACTTCAGTGCCTCAGAGTGCAGTTCCCAAGGAGGCTTCAAGACAAAGGGCCCCTTACACACCAGACAG
- the PCDH9 gene encoding protocadherin-9 isoform X5, protein MDLRDFYLLAALIACLRLDSAIAQELIYTIREELPENVPIGNIPKDLNISHINAATGTSASLVYRLVSKAGDAPLVKVSSSTGEIFTTSNRIDREKLCAGASYAEENECFFELEVVILPNDFFRLIKIKIIVKDTNDNAPMFPSPVINISIPENTLINSRFPIPSATDPDTGFNGVQHYELLNGQSVFGLDIVETPEGEKWPQLIVQQNLDREQKDTYVMKIKVEDGGTPQKSSTAILQVTVSDVNDNRPVFKEGQVEVHIPENAPVGTSVIQLHATDADIGSNAEIRYIFGAQVAPATKRLFALNNTTGLITVQRSLDREETAIHKVTVLASDGSSTPARATVTINVTDVNDNPPNIDLRYIISPINGTVYLSEKDPVNTKIALITVSDKDTDVNGKVICFIEREVPFHLKAVYDNQYLLETSSLLDYEGTKEFSFKIVASDSGKPSLNQTALVRVKLEDENDNPPIFNQPVIELSVSENNRRGLYLTTISATDEDSGKNADIVYQLGPNASFFDLDRKTGVLTASRVFDREEQERFIFTVTARDNGTPPLQSQAAVIVTVLDENDNSPKFTHNHFQFFVSENLPKYSTVGVITVTDADAGENKAVTLSILNDNDNFVLDPYSGVIKSNVSFDREQQSSYTFDVKATDGGQPPRSSTAKVTINVMDVNDNSPVVISPPSNTSFKLVPLSAIPGSVVAEVFAVDIDTGMNAELKYTIVSGNNKGLFRIDPVTGNITLEEKPAPTDVGLHRLVVNISDLGYPKSLHTLVLVFLYVNDTAGNASYIYDLIRRTMETPLDRNIGDSSQPYQNEDYLTIMIAIVAGAMVVIVVIFVTVLVRCRHASRFKAAQRSKQGAEWMSPNQENKQNKKKKRKKRKSPKSSLLNFVTIEESKPDDAVHEPINGTISLPAELEEQSIGRFDWGPAPPTTFKPNSPDLAKHYKSASPQPAFHLKPDTPVSVKKHHVIQELPLDNTFVGGCDTLSKRSSTSSDHFSASECSSQGGFKTKGPLHTRQCNSHSKSDNIPVTPKKCPSSTGFHNQENEEGHYESQRRVTFHLPDGSQESCSDSGLGDHEPVGSGTLISHPLPLVQPQDEFYDQASPDKRTEADGNSDPNSDS, encoded by the coding sequence ATGGACCTGAGGGATTTTTACCTGTTGGCTGCTCTGATTGCCTGTTTAAGACTGGATTCCGCAATAGCTCAAGAACTTATTTACACTATTAGAGAGGAATTGCCTGAAAATGTGCCCATAGGAAACATACCAAAGGATCTGAACATTTCTCACATCAATGCTGCCACAGGGACCAGCGCCAGCCTTGTCTACAGACTGGTTTCTAAAGCTGGGGATGCCCCTTTGGTGAAAGTATCCAGTAGCACTGGGGAAATTTTCACAACCTCCAATAGAATAGACAGAGAAAAACTCTGTGCTGGAGCCTCTTATGCTGAAGAGAATGAGTGTTTCTTTGAACTTGAGGTGGTGATCCTCCCCAATGATTTTTTCAGGctgatcaaaataaaaataattgtcaaGGATACCAATGATAATGCCCCCATGTTTCCATCTCCTGTCATCAATATTTCCATCCCAGAAAACACTTTGATCAACAGCCGCTTTCCAATTCCATCAGCAACAGATCCTGACACAGGCTTCAATGGTGTACAGCATTATGAATTGTTAAATGGGCAGAGTGTTTTTGGACTGGATATCGTGGAAACTCCGGAAGGAGAGAAGTGGCCGCAATTGATTGTTCAGCAAAACTTGGACAGAGAACAGAAAGATACCTATGTGATGAAAATCAAAGTAGAGGATGGGGGCACTCCACAGAAATCCAGCACAGCCATACTGCAGGTCACAGTAAGTGATGTAAATGACAACAGGCCAGTGTTTAAAGAGGGTCAAGTGGAGGTGCATATTCCAGAGAATGCTCCCGTGGGCACCTCTGTAATTCAGCTCCATGCCACTGATGCAGATATAGGCAGCAATGCTGAAATCCGGTACATTTTTGGTGCCCAGGTCGCCCCTGCAACCAAAAGACTCTTTGCTTTAAATAATACTACTGGGCTGATTACAGTTCAGAGGTCCTTAGATCGAGAGGAGACAGCCATTCACAAAGTGACAGTGCTGGCTAGCGATGGCAGCTCCACTCCCGCTCGAGCAACGGTTACCATCAATGTCACCGATGTAAATGATAACCCTCCGAACATAGACCTCAGGTACATTATAAGTCCCATCAATGGCACGGTGTATTTATCTGAGAAAGATCCTGTCAATACAAAGATTGCCCTAATTACAGTTTCAGATAAGGACACAGATGTGAATGGCAAAGTGATCTGTTTTATTGAAAGAGAGGTTCCATTTCATTTGAAGGCAGTATACGACAACCAATATTTGCTAGAGACCTCTTCTTTGTTGGACTATGAGGGCACCAAAGAATTCAGCTTTAAAATTGTTGCCTCTGATTCTGGGAAGCCCAGTTTAAATCAGACTGCTCTGGTAAGGGTTAAGCTTGAGGACGAAAATGACAACCCACCAATTTTCAACCAGCCTGTAATTGAGCTGTCAGTTTCTGAAAACAACCGACGTGGGTTATACTTAACAACTATTAGTGCCACAGATGAAGACAGTGGGAAAAATGCAGATATTGTTTATCAGCTTGGACCGAATGCCTCCTTCTTTGATCTAGACCGAAAGACAGGAGTTTTGACAGCCTCCAGAGTCTTTGACAGAGAAGAACAAGAACGATTCATCTTTACAGTAACTGCCAGGGACAATGGGACCCCTCCCCTTCAAAGCCAGGCGGCTGTGATAGTTACTGTTCTGGATGAGAATGACAATAGCCCCAAGTTTACTCAtaatcattttcaatttttcGTGTCTGAGAATCTGCCAAAGTATAGTACTGTGGGGGTAATCACAGTGACAGATGCAGATGCTGGGGAGAATAAAGCTGTGACTCTTTCCATTCTGAATGACAATGATAATTTTGTTTTGGATCCCTATTCTGGAGTCATAAAGTCAAATGTCTCATTTGATAGGGAGCAGCAGAGTTCCTACACTTTCGATGTCAAAGCCACTGACGGGGGACAACCACCCCGTTCCTCTACGGCAAAAGTAACTATCAACGTCATGGATGTCAATGACAACAGCCCCGTTGTCATTTCTCCACCTTCTAATACTTCTTTTAAGTTGGTGCCTCTTTCAGCCATTCCTGGCTCCGTGGTAGCAGAAGTTTTTGCAGTGGATATTGACACTGGAATGAATGCTGAACTCAAGTATACCATTGTGAGTGGGAACAACAAAGGCTTGTTTCGAATAGATCCGGTAACAGGTAACATTACTCTGGAAGAAAAACCAGCACCTACCGATGTGGGTTTGCACCGGCTGGTGGTCAACATAAGTGACCTGGGATACCCTAAGTCTCTGCACACACTCgtgcttgtttttctttatgttaatGACACTGCTGGCAATGCCTCCTATATCTATGACTTGATTCGCAGGACTATGGAGACCCCCTTGGACAGGAACATAGGGGATAGCAGCCAGCCCTATCAAAACGAGGACTATCTCACCATCATGATCGCCATCGTTGCCGGCGCCATGGTGGTCATTGTCGTGATCTTCGTCACTGTTCTGGTCCGCTGTcgccatgcatcaagattcaaagCAGCTCAAAGGAGCAAGCAAGGTGCCGAATGGATGTCCCCCaaccaggaaaacaaacaaaacaagaaaaagaaaaggaagaaaagaaagtctccCAAGAGTTCTCTTTTGAACTTTGTTACCATAGAAGAGTCCAAACCCGATGATGCCGTTCACGAACCTATCAATGGGACAATAAGCCTACCAGCTGAGCTGGAAGAGCAGAGCATAGGAAGATTTGACTGGGGCCCCGCACCTCCAACCACCTTCAAGCCCAACAGTCCTGATCTAGCCAAGCACTACAAATCCGCTTCTCCGCAGCCCGCTTTCCATCTTAAACCTGACACGCCGGTTTCGGTGAAAAAGCATCACGTGATTCAGGAGCTCCCTTTGGACAACACCTTTGTCGGGGGTTGTGACACCCTTTCCAAACGCTCTTCCACTAGTTCAGATCACTTCAGTGCCTCAGAGTGCAGTTCCCAAGGAGGCTTCAAGACAAAGGGCCCCTTACACACCAGACAG